DNA sequence from the Entomomonas asaccharolytica genome:
CCGTATCACGGCCAAGTACATCAACAATATCTATTTCCTGAATATCATCAACTTTTACACGCCCACTGGCCAAATCCATAATGCCAGGGATTGAACGTATCCTAACAGGGTAATCCTCAAGTAAAGCGATAATTTCTCTACGACGCGCTCTACTCGCAGAAGGTACAGCTAACAATATTTCCTCGGCACTTGTTTTAATGAGCATCTGCTCAATTTGCTCAGGCGCATAGACTTTCAAACCTGCTATGCTACGCCCCTTAAGTTGACTATCATCATCAATAAAAGCAACAGGATACATATCCTTACTCATCCGTATACTTTTGATTAACTGATTACCCGCAACACCTGCACCATATATGGCTACATTGGTCGCTTTTTTATCATAACGTTTAGTAAATGGGATATGCCAATCACGCACTAAATAATGGCGGACAACTAACCTAAAGCCCACTAATAATACAATGCTTAGCCACCAAAAAATAAATACAATGGAGCGTGGTACAAGAAAGTCAGGTTGATACCAATAAATAGCTAATGCCAATAATAAAGAAGACAAAGACATGGCCTTAAAAATAGCCATAATTGCTTCGTTATCAAAATAACGATTAACGGTTTTATGTAATCTAAAATAAATCAAAAAAGGCAACGCAAAACATGGCGCAGCAATAAACAACTCATAGTATTCGCCAAATGGGTTGATTATTTCATCAATCCCCAGCCTTACGATAAAAGCCAACCATAAAGCAAACCAGACAATAAACACATCTGCTACTACTTGCAACATGCGTTTAGCGGATGTAGGCAGGGCTAATAGTTTTGCTTTAAATGTTTTTTGCATATTCGTTACAGTAACCTAACTTCAGCTATTAAGATTATCCTTAAAACGTCTCTATATCTCTCCAGACAAGAGATTATCCTTATTGGCTTTAGTACAAAAGAATCTTTACTTGGCTTATGTATTAATATCTTAAACAAAATAAAAATAATAAAGCTAAATAATATAAATAAGCTAGATATTATGCCACCAAAACGCTTTATAAATACAATAGATAGTAAAAAATAACGGATAACAAACACAAAAAGCCTTTTTTGTGCGTTTTGCTATACTCATTACATAACCTATTAATAACTTGCTTTCTTTATCCAGCAAAGCAAATGTGCATAGGCAATTTATATAACTTACCGTTTAATAAGGATTTAATAATTCTTTTATGGTGAGAAATAACCAATTTTGAACTCTTGGCTGATAATTAGTCTAAGTATTTGTGTTAAAAATCAAAATTTGATTAACTAATACGCTTATTAGGTTTATTCTATAATGCCTTTTTCAGAAAATACTATGTAACTGGTCATGGTTGATAACAATAATACACCCTGCTATATAGAAAAAAACTCTGCCGAATTTATTAAAGTATCTTTCGCACTGTTTTTAGGTGGTTTTTCTACCTTTGCGTTGTTGTATTGTGTACAACCCATGCTACCTATTTTCTCTGAATTTTTTTCTGTTAGCGCAGCACAAAGTAGTTTATTAATCTCTACTTCTACCTCCATGTTGGCTATTGGTTTACTTATAACAGGGCCAATATCCGATGCAGTTGGCCGAAAAAATGTGATGATTATTGCCTTATTGATGTCAGCCACGTTTACCTTTATCAGTGCAGCGGTTTCACATTGGCAATTACTACTGATTAGTCGTGCTTTAGTTGGTTTATCGCTCAGCGGTGTGGCTGCCGTAGCTATGACCTATCTTAATGAGGAAATAGCCCCCCAACACTTAGGTGTTGCCATGGGTCTTTATATTGCAGGTAATGCTATTGGCGGTATGGGCGGCCGTTTATTAAGTGGGGTATTAATCGACTTTATTTCGTGGCATATGGTACTTACCATTATGGGCGTCTTGACCTTGATATGTGCTTTTTTACTCTGGAAATTATTACCTGCATCCAAACATTTTGAAGCAACCCCCATTAAGCTTAATAAATTATTTAATGGCTATATTCACCACTTAACCCAACCTCGTATGCCTTGGTTATTTTTACAAGGTTTCTTATTAATGGGGGCATTTATTACCCTGTTTAATTATATTGCCTACCGTTTACTAGCTGCCCCTTACTTACTAAGTCAAACGTGGATTGGATTATTATCAATCGTTTATCTCGCAGGCATTTTTAGTTCTACTCATTTTGGCTCGCTAGCCGATCGTTTTGGACATGCCAAAGTATTATGGATTGCTATATCCGTTATGCTCAGTGGTGCATTAATCACCCTCTTTACCCCTATTAGTATGGTTTTTATAGGGATGATTATTTTTACCTTTGGTTTCTTTGGGGCGCATTCGGTAACCAGTAGTTGGATTGGACGAAGTGCTACCCAAGCCCGTGGCCAAGCTTCATCGCTGTATCTTTTTAGCTACTATATGGGATCAAGTATTATGGGAACCTGTGGTGGCTACTTTTGGCAATCAAGTCAATGGTTTGGTGTTATCGCCTATATTAGTAGTTTATTAATTGTTAGCTTAATGGTTGCGTTATACCTAAAAAAACGGCCTTTTGCACAATAAAACTATTTTACATTAAATATTAATTGCCTTTATTATTACTTTTTCATTCTATTAAAATAAAAACTGAACAATGAATAATAATAGTTATATTGAGCAAGGCTCTAAGGCCTTCTGGCAAGTTTCACTGACTTTATTTTTAGGTGGTTTTACAACCTTCGCTCTATTGTATGGCATTCAACCAATGATGCCGCTATTTTCTCAAGACTTTACTATTACTGCCGCAGAAAGTAGTTTAGTGTTATCAGTTGCTGCCACTACGTTGGCATTTGGTCTTCTATTAACTGGCCCTCTATCAGATAGTTATGGTCGTAAAGGTATTATGGTAATCGCTTTACTAGCCACTGCTTTGTTTACTATTGTCAGCGCCATAACACCTAATTGGACAATGCTACTAATTAGCCGTGCTTTAGTAGGTTTATCATTAAGTGGCCTTGTAGCCATAGGCATGACCTATTTAAGTGAGGAAATATCACCGAATAACTTAGGCGTAGCCATTGGTATTTATATCGCAGGCAACGCACTAGGCGGTATGTGCGGCCGTATGATTACTGGTTTTGTTATTGACTATATTCATTG
Encoded proteins:
- a CDS encoding MFS transporter; this encodes MVDNNNTPCYIEKNSAEFIKVSFALFLGGFSTFALLYCVQPMLPIFSEFFSVSAAQSSLLISTSTSMLAIGLLITGPISDAVGRKNVMIIALLMSATFTFISAAVSHWQLLLISRALVGLSLSGVAAVAMTYLNEEIAPQHLGVAMGLYIAGNAIGGMGGRLLSGVLIDFISWHMVLTIMGVLTLICAFLLWKLLPASKHFEATPIKLNKLFNGYIHHLTQPRMPWLFLQGFLLMGAFITLFNYIAYRLLAAPYLLSQTWIGLLSIVYLAGIFSSTHFGSLADRFGHAKVLWIAISVMLSGALITLFTPISMVFIGMIIFTFGFFGAHSVTSSWIGRSATQARGQASSLYLFSYYMGSSIMGTCGGYFWQSSQWFGVIAYISSLLIVSLMVALYLKKRPFAQ